The region AAAAGCCATACAACATGTCACTCATTGAAATGGTTGTTGAAAGAGCCAAAGAAGagtttatataattataatccCACCTTTTTGTGGAAGATAataatttattaattcattCCATAGACGTGACCGATTAGGCTGATGTCATGTTACCTATACTGGCGGTTTATGATCGACTGATTGAGGATCCTGATTTATTTCAGCCAGATTCAATCACTGCAAGAGTCAAGTAACTATTTTGCTCTGAAAGGCCATGGGTTTCTGACCCCTTGTGTATACTGATTCAATGACCCCTATGCTGTAGTGTAGACATTCATGGACTGAACACTgtataataaaacaaataccCATTTTGATAAATTATAATCCAAATAGGCCTTCCAATCAAATGTCGTGTGCAGCATTGAAACAAATATCGACATAGAAGAATGTAAAGGAGTACATGCAATTATAGTGCAGGAGCTTCTCCAATGAAACTGTGAGACGGAAATCAGGAGCATGCGATGGAACGAGTGGGTTTCAATTAACCATGTAACCCCATGTTCAAACCCTTGTGACACTTCAGCATAGGTTAACAGGGCCGTAACTTCTTTCATGGAAATCAATTACATTGAGATTACAAATATCTGGAGAAAATAAGCCAATAATGTCGGCAGGCCATATTTAAAcgtagtttattttatttaggtaTCCACAGAGTATATGTGCATACCTGTTGCTATTTTCTTTTCATTATCCTGCCTATGTCAAACTCAAcctagtttggtctggctttgcgagactaaactcaacctcgtaTGCCATAACCAAGTTAAATCACCTCACATTTAATGCTTACATTCTCGATTAACCACAAAGCAACACAACAACCCTGACGGAGCTGGGATTAAGTCACTAACAGCATCGACAATAATCATAATTTTCAACCCTCATCATCCCATCTCTAGTCACCGCAGCTCAAACCAGGAACCGCTGATCGCGAGCGGGGTGACAACCGACCCCCAGCGGAGGGGAGCAAAACGACACAACGCCTTCATACCTGAAAAGAGTCTGGAGAAATTTCTCATGTACATCAGCGACAGCTTAAATCCGAGTAGACAGTATACCCGGTGGACCTTTCTCTCCTCTGGGAGCTTTAGTTGTGAGAGGAGCGATCACCGGAGAGCCCGGCGAGAGAGCGGCCCGCAGCACATGATGATCTCACGTCATCATCATGGGCCGCAGCGTCGGATACATTAAATTGGCGGGGGTCGCATCACCGACACACCCTTTTTAAGAGTTACACTCGTTTATCTATTAAGACTCCAGATTCTGGTTAAAACACAAGGTGCATAAAGCACGCAACTCCCGTAATATGTAAAGAAAGGTGCAGACACGGGACGTTAAAATCAGCCTCACCCGTCCGCCTCCGTCGCGTACATTATCTTAAACGAAACGACCTGTGACAGTCGGTAAGTAGAAGTGTAGAAACAGCACACACTCTAGTGCCAGTAATCAATAAAGTAAACAATCCGCCCTACGCATCCCGAAAAGCGCCGAGTGACGACGGTGGGGAAACTCCCCGGATGAGCGACCCGTGGGCCTAGTGATCACCACCGCTCGAGTGAACCTATAGCCGGCTAGCACCGCTACACCACCGCGGTccctgagagagagaagccCGGAGAACCGCCAAGATGTTCGGGGCGTCGCGGTCCGGCGGCGTGCGTGGAGGCCAGGACCAGTTCAACTGGGACGACGTGAAGGGCGATAAGCACCGAGAGAACTAtctaggtgagtgtgtgtgtttgtttgtgtcgaTGCTATCGTTAGCATTAGCCCAGATCGCTATTCtgatttattttatgatttaaatGCACACAGGCGCGAATAGCAGTACTCGATCGGGATCGGGATGCCCTTTGATAACACTCGTAGGAACACAGGCTTCAataaaaatacatcacattttcTTATTTTCCATACCCTTATCCACGCGGCTCAGGTCCCTCATCACAACTCGCTTTGATTGGTCGAATAGCCCGAAACGAGGAGCTCTCTGAACCCTGACGCGACTGGTCTACTCTGAACCTTTGAGCAACCCACTGTCCCGCTGCAGTGTGGGACTCCCGCAGATGCCGCCCTCCCTTTTGTGTGATTGCCCCACGCTTacgtgttgtttatttttggcaaTATCCCCCCCAAACCATAATACCTAAACGGGCAGGGCTGAACGACAACTAGGAACTACACGTTGTGGATCACACGTGTTGCTGTTGCGTTCAGAAAGGAGGTTTACCCCTGACTGCCCTTTTCCACGTTTTGTGCCCATAATGTAATTCACTATACTAGACCGTACTGCCACTATAGCCTAGGCCTCCTACATGGATGAGGGCATTGCACTTACTTCTTGAACTCTTTACTTTCATTGTCACAAATGCATTACGTTGAATGCCTTGCTGGTCTTCACCTGTTTATCACCCTGTTCATATGCTGCTGCATTCCAATAATTCCCCATATAAATATACCATGTTGTCATTGTAAAAtagtttctcccccccccccccccccccccccgaaatgCCACTTCATGATTTGTCTGCCTTAATTGCACTTAATGAACCATTCGATCCGTGATGCTCTGGTATGTTCAGGGAACTCTTTGATGGCCCCAGTCGGTCGCTGGCAGAAGGGAAAGGACCTGTCATGGTACGCCAGAGACAAGAAGGACGGGACACCTCtgaccagggaggaggagttggCGGCGGTTAAAGCCGCGGAGCATGAGGCCCTACTGGCTGCGCTGTGAGTGGAACCGACCTCTGGATTAGAGATGTTCCCATACCATTTGATTCCTCCCGCTACTGATTCCTGAACTCGAGTGTCAGCCGATACAGAGTATAAACTGATACAGCTTCTAGAAATTTACATTTCTAATCTATAGTTGTGATAATACATATTATGTATCCTTCTAGTTAAGCTTCCATGCATCCGTGTTTTTAGTAGCTTGAACGCACGTAGGTCAGAGATGACTCGTTTCCCATTCTGACATTCCACCTCGGACCGCTAACGACCGCATCAGAACACTGCacgtgtttgtgatgttctctTCCTGTGTAGTAACGGCGCTAGTCACGTGACGGTATGGGATCGGCGCATAGACTCGCCGATACCCGATACTGCGTTGTAGGCGGTATCTGAGACCTTTCCGATACTGGTATCAGTGTCGGAACAACTAGTCTGGATCGGGAGGAGCATTGGAATTAGAAACAGATCTGTAATTAAGAAAGTCCAAACAAGCGCTCAAGACAATTCAaaatgtttttctctttttgtttcagagggcacaaaaatataaagagGCAACCCACTGGCTTAACCAAAGAGGTAAGCAACGTCGTGATCGGGTGCTCAAGCATAATACCTGTGATGTTTCAAACATGTGATTAGTTTCTTACTCCCTGAATTGTTTCATTTCCGGCCCCAGGACTTTGCCGATGTGTGCAGGAGGGAGGACCCtgctggagaggagagagatgtggACCGTATCTCCGGCCTGGGCAGCTCCAGGTTATTATCTCATTCAATCGTCTTACTATCTAGTCTATTATTAGGTGTGCTTTTAAAGCAAGTTGAGGAAGGGAGAATGCCCGACGAGGTTTCCactatcaggaattaatgggcGACGCGAAGTGGATGACGGTTGCCTCCAcgaagtccattaattcctgataatggacacctcgaagggcattatcccgcttataccatggtcacttgccaaagaaaataaatgaataatattAATTTCTATTtgcatgcgttttacaatccaaattttttcacaagccataactttgtttccctggtaacgcctgagggtttgactaatacctgagACAGTCATTACCCTctcgtaaggttcttatgcaacggaaacgttgtttaCTCCTCCAGTatataggacggaccttagctacgacttggcaagggggaggtattctagtccgctcagctatgaggtagagagctaacgttatgcattgtacatatttcaAATTCGTCCCAGGCTTTATatcacagatactatagggtctatagcatataaccgcgttttctgattacagtttaatgcatttttcacaatttaccagcccTCGTTTTGAAAGCTGAACAGataatttgactggaactacttagcaggtgtcggtatatcaggggttaatgcacaccctgcagccaatcagaatcgggTATTCAcccagaccatggtataaaGCTAATTGTGATACATGCCATTTACGAGGAGTTATGGGTAAAACGCGGCCAAGCTACAGGATTTCTTCAACCTGCCCAACAGAAACGGCAGATTCTGGAATCTGCCTGACTTTTAATTGTTCCCAGAATCATGTAGTGTGGCCCAAGCCATAAATACCTAGCTACATGTACGTAAACACAGACTTCTTCCCTGAGCAGCGCTATTCACTTCATTAGCCTTTTTCCAGTACTAGCAATGGTCTAATTTACACAACATTCTACTTTATAAAATGGCTAAAAACAATAGCTTAAGCTATGAGTCTCTATTGAATCAAACAATAAATCAGTAATTTAGCTGCTCTATAATGTAGTTATTTTTGTTGTATGAAACTGGTTTAAAGTGCCACTTGATACAGTGCAGGAGGAATATTGAGCTGCTCTAGGGAGCTGTGATTGAAGTGTCCTTAAGTGTGTTTCCATTCACAGTGCAGGATCACGGAAAATCCTGCTCTCAGAAAAGGAGAAGGAGGCTGCAAAAATGGGCTTGTCTGTCTTCACGGTAAGTgactggatatatatatatatctattatcttaaaaaaaaactaaacaattcCTCTTTTATTTAAACACCATTCTGTTCCTAGTAGTGCAATTAAAATGATAAGTAAAGAATAAGAAGTTAATGACCACTCCTTttcaaaaatacatttgtatacACAGAATATGTGACAAAGAAATAAATGTAACTTAAagttaaaatgtgttttttaattttgaTTTTGTTGCAGCATCACAAAACGGAGGCTAATCCTGAAGCCTCAACCAAACAGCCGAGTGAGGGTGTAGATAAGGAGACGGGGTGAGTGGCACCTAAGTGAACACTTTACTATTTCATCCACATCTTCCATTTCGGTATCGGACAAATGCAAGCATCCAACTGTTGCTTCTCCTTTCAAAGACATGAGggcaaaaagaagaagaaggaaaagaagagcaaaaaggagaaaaagaggaagaaggaaaagaagaaaaggCAAAGAAAAGACTCGTCTTCTTCAGATTCAGATGACCACAGGAAAAGGTTCATACCCCTTTAATATATTTTAGGCGGAGCAGAAATTCGTTATGAGACCGAGTCGCCACTAGAGGGCACTAGAGCACTGTCGagaccttttttttgttttttaacacgGAGATCCAGGGATTCAGAGACTCCTCGGTAAAGAACAATCTGAAAGACATTCAATTAACACGGGACACCTAAAGTTAAACcaggtttttttgtttgtgtgtatgcatgcacaccAAATAGTGTGTATAATTGGCATTTTTTAAGTCGGGGCTCAGTTAGTGGTTAATCATGACCTTAGGCCATATTAACCTACAATGGCTGGttgacattttttttgttgCGGTATGTCATGAATGATAGACTTCTGGAGGCAGCCTCTTCAACCGCAGGCCTGCATCGGCTTAACTGACCCCCGCCAGGTCCATATCATTGATTGTTTGCTTCCTTTTACTCTTCAGGCACAGAAAGGACCACCATCATCATAATCCATCATGCCACAGTCAGAGTGGAGCCAGACCCCATGACAGCTATTCAAGGGGGGAGGCAAAGGCCGagcgccccccctcctcccttccccgtCGCCAGCGGCGACACGACACAGACTCCTCCGACGGGGGGTCCCACGTCCCCCGAAACAGAGGCGGTGGCAAGGTGACCCCTGTGGCTAGCACACAGAGCCACAGGCGACGCCACGACACAGACTCTGACGACTGATGTAGCCCGCCACCCTTCCCCtcggagacacacacaacactctggACGGGATAATGAGCCCTCCGGCCCCCCACAGACCACCTGACCGttggtgtgtgtaccagtggATGTGTTCCACTCGGGCACAAACTGGGGGAAACTGCTGGGttgattttaatttttttatttactgaaGACATGCATCATCAGACATCTTATTTTTCAATAATTTTAATAAATGCTTAAAATGACTATTGGTGTGATTTAAATATTTTGATTACTTTTTCTAAGCTTATTTTGTTTTCTAAAGTCCTCCCAGGATTTCTGGTGATAGCCGTGCTAGACGCGCCGCGATGCCGAAGCTCATTGTGTCTTTCGTACCACTCGGCAGCCCCATGTCCCTTTCTATCACCCCTCTATCATGCCACTGCCCCATTGTCCTCCCCTGTTACGGGCCCAGCGCTGCGACTGGTAAGACACCATTGGAATGCACTCCACTAGTCATAATAGAGTGTAGTGTTTGCATTTGCCTTGAATTGCTCTGAAAGAGGGTATTCTGCTGGCTGGCACCTGGGGGGTGCACTAAAAAAAGAGCAAGGCATTCACAAAGAGGGGTGCAAAAAACCAGGctggtccttttttttttttttttttatatggccGGGCCGCGTCAggaccgccacacacacacacacacacacacacccaccctgcATCTCGGAGCAGCAGGAGAGCAGGCCAGACAAAGCCACCCTGTAAGGGACCCAGGACAGGCTCCCCTCCGGGTCCACGACCACCACTCTGCCTCCATGTTTTACAGGCCTGGCTGCGTTAACCATAGCAGCCTAATCAACGTGAAAGAACGCTCTAGATTGCCACCCAGCGGGGCTGTCCTCCCCTCGTCCACCGCCCCATTCACCTTTTAGATCCTGTGCATGCTAGGTTGTGCTTTTGCTTTCACTTTGGAGCCACCGGTTGCGTCCCAGGTCAAAGCTTGGCTCAGCAGGGGGGGCAAGATGGTGGCTTCACTGCTACGTCCCGTAAGGAAGCAAGGAGTTCTTGTTAGGGTCCTAAAGACTATTCCCCTTGAGCTCTGTATCAGGGGTTCACACTTTAGGGTTTGAACCAAAACGTGTATAACTTTTCATTACATGTCAAGAAGTgagaaactttatttttttaagtagtCTTCCCCTTTTCGTCTTCAAACCCCATCTTCCTTCCAATCGAAAAGGAAGTCATTCCATACATTGTAACGAGTAAAAGATAAAAATGCAAATGGATTTTAAGATCATTTTAATAACAGTGCCTTTTCCTCACAAAAAACCAAAGCTTAAGTAACCATACATACAAAAAAATTTAACAGTTTCAAACATTTTAGGCATTTATTAATCATGTGTTTTGAAGCACTACTAGAGACTGCTCCAAAGCAATAAAAACACCCACACCAGTAGATTGAAAAGCttgaaagacaaaaaaagagGCAACATGTGTTGGGGAACTGAGGGGCAGAAGTGCAGCTTCTGGTTTGTCCCAAGGGCTTCTGCTAGAGAGAAACCCTAAAACAAAATGTTAAGCGCAAACTCATTTTAAATGCCACCTAAATACCTTAATCGTTATATAGGCATGTATTCCAGG is a window of Gadus macrocephalus chromosome 8, ASM3116895v1 DNA encoding:
- the c8h1orf35 gene encoding multiple myeloma tumor-associated protein 2, which translates into the protein MFGASRSGGVRGGQDQFNWDDVKGDKHRENYLGNSLMAPVGRWQKGKDLSWYARDKKDGTPLTREEELAAVKAAEHEALLAALGHKNIKRQPTGLTKEDFADVCRREDPAGEERDVDRISGLGSSSAGSRKILLSEKEKEAAKMGLSVFTHHKTEANPEASTKQPSEGVDKETGHEGKKKKKEKKSKKEKKRKKEKKKRQRKDSSSSDSDDHRKRHRKDHHHHNPSCHSQSGARPHDSYSRGEAKAERPPSSLPRRQRRHDTDSSDGGSHVPRNRGGGKVTPVASTQSHRRRHDTDSDD